The following are from one region of the Littorina saxatilis isolate snail1 linkage group LG2, US_GU_Lsax_2.0, whole genome shotgun sequence genome:
- the LOC138959201 gene encoding protein BUD31 homolog produces the protein MPKVRRSRKPPPDGWELIEPTIDELDQKMREAETEPHEGKRKVEGLWPIFRLHHQKSRYIFDLFYRRKAISRELYEYVLKENIADKNLIAKWKKQGYENLCCLRCIQTRDTNFSTNCICRVPKAKLETGKIVECIHCGCRGCSG, from the exons ATGCCAAAAGTACGAAGAAGTAGAAAACCACCGCCAGATGGATGGGAGTTGATTGAACCAACAATTGATGAGCTTGACCAAAAAATGCGTGAAG cTGAAACGGAGCCTCATGAAGGAAAACGCAAAGTGGAAGGTTTGTGGCCAATCTTTCGACTCCACCATCAGAAATCTCGCTACATCTTTGATCTGTTTTATCGTCGCAAGGCTATCAGTAGAG AACTGTACGAGTACGTCCTGAAGGAGAACATCGCAGACAAGAACCTCATAGCCAAATGGAAGAAACAAGGTTATGAAAACCTGTGCTGTCTACGTTGCATCCAGACACGAGATACCAACTTCAGTACCAACTGCATCTGCAGAGTACCAAAGGCTAAGCTTGAGACG GGCAAGATTGTGGAATGTATTCACTGCGGATGCAGAGGATGTTCTGGATGA